GCTGCCAAATTAGTAGCCAGGGCTTCCGTCATGCCTTCCATATTTAGCAATGATTCGGAAGGAGTTCCTGGTAAACTTTGACCAGACGTTAAAGCCTGAGTTAACAAAATATCGTTAGCACGATTTCGTAACTCTTCCACAATTTCTTCATCAAATTCCTCAATTGCCAACAATTCCTCTTTAGGTACGTAGGCAACCTCTTCCAATGAAGAAAAACCATTTGCGACCAGAAGATTTGCAATTTCTTCATCGACTTCTAATGCCGAAGTAAACAAATTAATAATTTTGCTCGACTCTTCCAGGCTTTTATTGTTGAACTCTTCAATAGTCATCACGTTTAAAGTCCAACCTGTGAGCTGACTTGCTAATCTAACATTTTGACCACTACGTCCAATGGCTTGCGATAACTGTTCTTTTTGAACTGCCAAGTCCATAGTATGTGTATCTTCATCAACAACAATCGATGAAATATCCGCAGGAGCCATTGCGTTGATTACCAATTGTGCAGGATTATCATCCCATAAAATAATATCTACGCGCTCTCCACCTAATTCGCTGGACACTGCTTGAACACGTGCACCACGCATACCTACGCAAGCACCCACTGGATCGATTCGTCCGTCATTTGTTTTGACAGCAATTTTAGCGCGATTACCTGGCTCCCGAGCAGCCGCTTTGATTTCAATGATGTTTTCACCAATTTCTGGTACTTCAATGCGGAAGAGCTCAACTAGCATTTCATTACGAACTCGGCTAACAAAAAGTTGCGGACCTCTTGCCTGTGGCACGATCTCATAAAGGTAAGCACGTACACGATCATTAGGTCTAAACATTTCGTTCGGAAGCATTTCACTACGTGGCATAAACGCTTCTGCTTTCCCGCCCAAGTCGATAATAATATTATCGCGTGTGACTTTCTTCACTACACCATAAATTAGTTGTCCCAATTTGTTTTTAAACTGGTCGACTACTTGTTGTCTTTCAGCTTCTCGAACTTTTTGCATAATCACTTGGCGAGCAGTTTGTGCAGCAATTCGGCCAAACTCCACAGAAGGCATAGGCTCTTCAATACGTTCACCAACTTCTATTGAGGGAGAGCGCTCTTTTGCTTGAGCAAGTGTCAATTGTCTTTCTGGAAATTCTAACTCATCCTCAGCAACTACTTCCCAATAACGGAATGTTTCATACTCACCAGTTCGAGGATCCAATTTTACTCTTACACCAATATCTTTATCTGTGAGCTTACGAGTAGCAGATTCAAGTGCCGCTTGGATGGCTTGCAACACAACATCCTTACTTACACCTTTTTCATTAGATAATGCCTCAGCAACTAATAACAATTCTTTGCTCATTGTTCGCCTCACTCGCCTGTCAAATTTGCTTTTACTATTTGGGAAAATTGCACTTCTAGCTGCTTGTCACCTATTTTCAATATTAAAGTATCTTCATCTGTCGAAATGATCGTACCAGATAGTTTCCGGCTACCATTTATCGGTTTAAATACTTTGATCTGAACATCATGGCCTATATATCTTTCATATTGCTCTTTATAAAAAAGAGGACGAGGAATTCCTGGTGAAGATATTTCCAAACTGTAATTCCCAGAAATAGGATCTTCAACATCCAGCAGTGCACTAATTTGCTTGCTTACACGCTCACAATCTTCAATACCAATACCGTTCTCTTTATCAATATAAATACGTAGCAGGGAATGTTTTCCTTGAGACAAGTACTCGCAACCCCATAATTCGTACTCTAAATCTTCTATCAAAGGTTTTAATAATTGTTCAATTTCGCTTTTTATCATATGCTACTCGGCTACCCACTATTGTCTTAATCAGCAGGCACTATTTTTGGAATGATCTTCATCTGTGTTCATGATGAAAATGGCGCGCCTAGCATAACTCCTTTCTTACTTGTGCAGATACTATCCAGAGAAAGTAGGTTTGAGTAATGCCCAATCAATAATTTAATCACACATTACCATTTTAAACATAATAAAAAACCCCATAAATGGGGTTTCTAATAGTGGTAGCGGGGGCAGGATTTGAACCTACGACCTTCGGGTTATGAGCCCGACGAGCTACCAGGCTGCTCCACCCCGCATCAACTGAGGCCAAGTATACTCACCCTTCATTTAGTTATCAAGTTTTTTTTAGCTTTTACGCTTACTATTTACATATACATCACAGCAAACAAAAAATTTGATAATTGGAGATGGAGTTATTGATTATTTTTTGATAATAATTATTCAGTAAAACCCTTACTTCTCATATTTTATACGTTACTTTTTTGCAAAGTATACTCTGATCTTTATCTAAAAATTATAGTAGCGAAATTTTTTTTTTTTAAAATTTTAAAAGATTTCTTTAAATAAATTTCAAAATTTTACTCTTAGTAAACTCGCAAATAGTTTTTTTAGTAAAAACTTGACTATGCTTTTAGTATGAATATTTAGAGTCATCGCTATGCCTCGTATTGAATCTGATGAGTTAGTACAACTTGCAAGAAAATTTGATAAAATTCAATCAAGTGATATGTTAGGCTCTTTCTTTTCTAATTTAGATGAACTTGAACACCGAGTTCATCTAAAAGTGAATCAAATATTAAATACAAATTTTGATCCGACATTACCATTAAGCAAACAAGATGTTGCTAAACAATTAAAAAATTTTCAAGAACAATTAAATTTAATTTTTTCATTAAGAATAAAAGCCATCTCCCAGTATAGAATGTTACGAGACGAGGAAAAAATTATTGTTTGGACTAGTTATTCAAAAACAACTGATGCAAATCCTAACTCCTCTAACAAACCGCTTAAACCGCAAATGCAGTTTGAAATATTTGAGATACTCAGCACCTACATAGAAGAAAAATCGTCCTCAAATATCCATCCTATTTTATTGGCTGATTTCTTTAAGTTATTAAGTTTTCCTGCAGGATTAAACTTGCTGAATAAATTTAGAAACCACCTTCAAGGTGGTAGGATTATTGAGTTTCAACCTGATGAGGATTATGTTGCAGCAATGGTACCTGAAACACCTTCGGATGCATTCGCCTTTCAAACACAAGGATCCGCTGACAAAGTTAAAGCATTCTCTGGATTTGATCTTGATGATTTGAAATCATATTATGTTAAAGATCCAACTGCTCACTCATCCCACGGCACCGAGCCAAAAAAAGCATTAGAAAAAGTGATAGTTGCAATTCCTAAAACCCAAAATATGGAAATTATTTTTGCAAAAGGTACTAAACAACAGATTGTATACTCCATTTCGCCTTCTTATCGTGCTCTTTATCACGAATTGACTCATGCCCATCGAAGTTTAAAAGGTAGTCATAAAAAGAAATATGCATTTCCTGCACATCTTGGTATTTTTTATAGCAAAAATGCTGAAGAATTATGGACAATCAATTTAGGAAAAACCAGTGAAAAAGCATTAAGTCGAGATGATCAGCTACCCGAACGAATAGGACATTTCTCAATTACGCTCTATAAAGAAAATGATCATCTAACAACCTCATTAAATCAGGAACAAGTCCGACGAACCGAAATGAAGATTCTCGCTTGTACCATTAAAGCTCAACTGCTTTCAGGAAAGAAAGATTTCATCGGCATTGCTTACCAAGGGCAGAATCGACCTCGTCAGGATCGCCTGGAAGTTGATTTAAGTTGGCAAAAAGGGAACTTTATTTTTGATAAGGCTAATGCGCTGTTTTTTATCATGGATTCTAAACTATCAAACAGCTCCTTTCGCATGGCAAATCTTTTATCGAGTAAATTTTATCGAAGTGAACTCCTGAATGTTGATTTCACTGGGAGCGTTCTTGACTCTATTGAACTACAAAATTCAAATCTAAGCTCTAGTCAATTGAATAAATGTAACCTGTTGAATGCTTCTCTAAGCACCGGCAATTTCGATGGGGTGCAATTGACACAAGCAAAAGTAAATAATTCTAAAATTACTAATTGCAGCTTTTTAGGCGCGAATTTTAGTAAGTCACAGATTAGTAATACTGTATTTGAGAATGTCGATTTTAGTGGGGTGATACTAGACGATGTACTTTTTAATAATGTGCAATTTAAGAACTGTAGATTTACTAATGCGATTGCCAGTAAAATGAAAATGATGCATTGTTCACTTGAAGATGTGAGCTTTCATTATGCGAACATGGATCAATGTTCAATTGACGGCGAATTGAAAAGTGTTGATTTTGTGACAGCTTCTATGAATAAATGCATCGTAACAAATTCACTAACAGGCCACTCACCATCTATTTAAATACCATACACTGACTGCAAAAAAGGCAAGGAATTGAAAATACCTGGCCTTTTTTCTAGCATTTAGGAAAATGCACTCAAACAAGCATTAATTAATCCGGCTGGGAATATTCCCAACAATAGCAGTGATAAACTGTTTGCGGAGAAAATTAAATTCATTGGGGCTGATAGTTGTACTGGGGTACTGTCAACTGCATCATCAAAGTACATTACTTTAACGATACGAACATAGTAGTAAGCACCAATAACCGCAAAGATTAAGCCCAACACAGCAACCCATGTCAGATGGACATCAACAAGTGCCTTTAATACCAATAACTTCGTAAAAAATCCTACGGTTGGTGGTACACCGGCCATGGAAAACATGACGATTAGCATCATAAATGCAATCCAGGGATTACGTTTATTTAGCCCTTTTAAGTCATCTACTGCTTCCACCTCAATCCCATTTTTGGAGAGCAACACAATTAATCCGAAGGCAGCCACCGTCATAATAGAATAAACAAGTATATAATAAAGCGCTGCGGCATAGCCTGCAGTAGTGGCAGTCAATAAACCAAATAGAGCATAACCAATATGAGAAATTGCAGAGTAAGCTAATAGACGCTTAATATTGGATTGCGTAATTGCCAAAATATTACCCAATCCTGTAGATAGTAGGGCCATAACAATCAATATTTGCTGCCATTGTACTGAGGCATCAGGAAGGCCTATCGTGAGAATACGGAAGGCCATACCCAGCGCTGCAATTTTTGGTGCAGCACTTAGGAATAGAGTCACTGATGTAGGTGCACCTTGGTAAACATCTGGTGCCCACATATGAAACGGGGTAGCAGCTAATTTAAAACCAACACCCGCTAAAATAAATACCAGAGCAAAGGACAAGAGCGTATTTTGTTGTTGCCAATTTGCAGCTACAGCATTAGCTATGTCCATTAAATCGAGCTTACCAGTAGCACCATATAATAACGATAAACCATACAACAGCATACCTGAGGCAATAGCCCCCATGACAAAGTATTTCATCGCTGCTTCTGCTGCATCACTATTGGTGCGTCGAATTGCTGTCATTGCGTAAAGAGGCAATGAAAGTAATTCTAGCCCAAGATAAATGGTTAATAGTGAGTGTGCTGAAACAAGAACCATCATCCCTAAAGTCGAAAACAAACCGAGAATATAATAGTCACCCGATGGGATTTGACGTTCGTCAATATAGTGCCTTGAATATAAGAAACACAGAAAGACAGTTAAATAGATAAATAACTTCATAAGCTGAGCGATATCATCGCTAATGAATAGACCACCTAAGATTGTTACCTTAAAACTACCAAGAAATAAAAAGCTAACTGCAGCAGCCAAGATAAGACCAATCTCTGCAATAACAAATGCAATCGAAGCAAAGCGATCACGTAAAAATAGATCGGCCAGCAAGGCAACACAGGCTGTAATTAGCACAATCATTTCAGGCAAAGCAATGTGTAGATTCTCTAATAATACTGTCATGTCAGTTTAACCTTGCTAGTTATAGTTTTGATTTGTTGGCTTCAGCCAAAGTATGGCTCACAGATTGATGTACATAATCCAGTATGGGCTTTGGATACACGCCCATTCCTATTACCATCAAAGCGAGTAGTACATAAGCACTGATCTCAAAGCCTGTAAGGTCTTTTAGGTTAGCGACTTTATCATTCGCAACCGGCCCAAAAATTACTCGCTTATACATCCATAATGTATAGGCGGCACCAATAATAAGGGTGGTTGCAGCCCAAAAAGCTATCCAAAAATTAGCTTTGACCGCCCCTAAAATAACCATGAATTCGCCCACAAAGCCTGAGGTACCGGGTAAACCAGCATTGGCCATAGCAAACAGCATAAAAAATGAGGCGAAGATAGGCATAGTATTCACAATCCCACCAAAATCTTTCACTTGTCTGGTGTGCATACGATCGTATATGAAACCCACTCCAGCAAACATTGCACTAGAAACAAAGGCATGTGAAATCATTATGATAATTGCACCCTCAAGTACTAAAGCAGCATTGCGAATACCGGATTGATGAGCAATAGCAAAAATTGCGAAACAGCCTAAAGTAACAAATCCCATGTGTGAGATAGAGGAATAAGCAATCAAGCGCTTCATATCTTGCTGAATAATAGCAACTAATCCGACATAGACTACTGCTATTAACGATAACGCAATCATAACCATTGCATATTTACTACATGCATCGGGTACTATTGGTAATGCAAACCGGATAAACCCGTAAGCACCTAACTTCAATAAAATAGCTGCTAATACTATCGAGCCGCCAGCTGGAGCTTCAGTGTGCGCATCAGGTAACCAGGTATGTACAGGAAACATTGGAATCTTAATTGCAAAACCAAGAAAGAAAGCAATAAAGATAAGCGTTTGCGCTGTCATTCCTAACTTAATCGCATAAAGCGTTTCAATTTTGAATGAACCCACAATATACCCCATGTATAAAAATGAGGCTAACATGAGAACAGAGCCTAAAAAGGTATATAGGAAGAATTTAATCGCGGCATAAACCCGATTATCTGATCCCCAAATACCAATAATTAAATACATTGGAATAAGTGTTGCTTCCCAGAAAATATAGAAAACAATCGCATCAAGAGAGGCAAAAACCCCGACTAAGAAGCCTTGCATAATCAAAAAAGCTGCCATGTATTGAGCTACGCGTTTATGAATGCTGTCCCAAGTGGCTAAAATAACAATAAGATTAGTGAATATGCTCAATACAATAAGTAATAAAGACAATCCGTCAATGCCAAGACTATAGTTAATACCTAAACTAGGCATCCAGGGATATTCATCAACAAATTGCATTGTATAGGAGTTGGAATCAAATCCAGTGACCAAAGGAATGCACATAATCAGCGTTAATAACACTGTAAAAAGAGCTAAATAACGCGATACATTAGGATTGTTATCATCACCAGTGAGAAATACAAACACACCGCCGATGATAGGCAACCAGATCAATAAATTGAGCAAATGATGCATACCTTCACCTTATAATCAGCCTAGTAACAACCAGCATAAGAAAATAAACAGACCAAACACCATTACGGTTGCATAATGGTATAGATAACCACTTTGAATAGCACGTCCTTTTTGGGCAAACCATCTTACAGTACGACCAGTTCCATTCACTATCATGCCATCAATAAGCTTTTGGTCACCTGTATTATAAAAGAAGCGACCAAGCGCTTTGGATCCACGCACAAAAACAAGATTATTAAAGGCATCAAACCCATATTTATTAACAAGAATGCGATACAACCAGGACAATCTTTGCGACAAAATTACAGGTATTTGAGGCATAGCAATATAGCAAACCCATGCGATCAATATTCCTGCTATAGTAATCCAAAAAGTTAAGGTGGTTACTGAATGCAACGCTTCTTTCCATGGTGAAGAAACTTCTTTAGCAATTTCACCAAGAACATTATGCTCTGGTAAGACAAACAATGACTTTCCTAATAATGAAGGAGCATCAAAAAGCATTGGCATGTAAAGGATATAGCCAATGATTAGCGATGGAATCGCCAACAATACTAAAGGAAGCCATACGACCCATGGTGATTCGTGTAAATGGGACAGCGTATGTTCGTCCATTCTTGGCGTACCATGGAATGTCATAAACAAAGCGCGGAAGGTATAGACTGCAGTGACCATAGCACCGACTGCCACACAGAAATAGGCATAACCACTACCAGGGATTTCTGAAAGTTTTGCTGCTTCGATAATGGTATCTTTTGAATAAAAACCAGCAAAAGGAGGCAGGGCACAAAGCGCTAAACTACCGATGACAAATGTAATGTAGGTAATAGGCATTTTATTCCAAAGTCCACCCATTTTACGCATATCTTGTTCATGGTGCATACCGATGATTACTGAACCGGCTCCCAAGAATAATAGCGCTTTAAAACAGGCGTGCGTTAGTAAATGAAACATTCCTGCGCTATAAGCTGAAGCACCCATAGCTACCATCATATATCCTAATTGAGACAGCGTTGAATATGCCACTACTCGCTTAATGTCGTTCATGACTATGGCAAGTATTCCAGTAAATAGAGCACCAGTCGCACCAATGACTAAAATGGTGCTAAGTGCTGTAGTAGACAATTCGACCAATGGCGAAATGCGGGCAATCATGAAAACACCCGCGGTTACCATCGTTGCTGCATGGATGAGCGCTGAAATTGGTGTAGGACCCTCCATGGATTCAGGCAACCATACATGCAAGGGAACTTGAGCAGATTTACCCATTGCTCCAACGAAAAGTAATAAGCAGATCACTGTAATTACTGACCAAGAATGACCTGTGAAAATATCTATCGTTTGGCTTGTCAATGCATTTGCGCTGCGGAACACTGTTTCATAATCTAAACTGCCTGTATAAGCCAGAACCATACCAATGCCTAAAACAAATCCGAAATCACCAACACGATTTACGAGGAATGCTTTTAAGCCACCTTCGATGGCAGATTCTTTTTGATACCAAAAACTGATTAGCAAATAGGAAACTAAGCCCACACCTTCCCAACCAAAGAATAGTTGTAAGAAATTATTGGCTGTTACCAACATTAACATCATAAATGTGAATAAAGAGATATAGCTAAAAAAGCGTTGATAGCCATCATCATCAACCATATAACCAATACTGTAAATATGCACAAGAAATGAGACAAAATTTACAATGACCAGCATGACCACGGTTAATGGGTCAATTAAAAAGCCAATATGAAACGCATAGGGAAATAAATCACCACCATTTGCCCAAGTGTATAAATTTATATTTACTGGGTCAACTTTTCCGCTAAGAATTTCTACAGCAACATAAATGGACAATATTAACGAGATACCCACGCCGGCAATAGTTACCGAATGTGCTCCTACACGCCCAATTTGATTGCGAAATAATCCAGCAACCACTGAGCCAACCAGAGGTGCGAGAACAATTACGAGACATAGTTGTTGTATACTCACGTTATCAACCTTTTAAATGATTCATCTTGTCAACATCAATATTGCCCCGATTACGATAGAGCAACATCACAATGGCTAAACCTATTGCCGCTTCGGCAGCAGCAACGGTTAAGATAAAGAAGACAAAAACCTCGCCAGTGACTCCCCCGTAATAGTGAGAAAAGGCGATAAAGTTGGTATTTACCGACAACAACATGAGTTCGATACAAACCAACAGCAATATGACGTTCTTACGGTTAAGCATGATGCCGACTAAGCTTAATCCAAACAAAATTGCAGCCAATATCAGATAGTTATTTACTGGTATCATTAATTTGTCCTGGTTATTTCTCTGATTTCATTTTAATAAGTTCAACTCTATCCTCATGGCGCGTCATGATTTGCTTGGTAATATCTTGACGCTTGGAGCGAATAGCTCCTCGATGAGCAAGAGTAATGGCAGAGACAATCGCTACCAATAGCAATACTGCCGCAATTTCAAAAGCAAAGACGTAATCGGTGTAAAGAACCAAGCCGATTTCTTCAGTATTAGAGACTGCCTTTAAAGGCGCGACATAATTTTCATCGTCTACACTTGTTGCTGTTGCGTGCGCTGTAGTCTCAACTGCTTTGTTAAATGATTCTTCGGGAATTGCCACGAGTAGTAGGCCTGTCAGTAATGCTACTAATATCAAACCAAAGGGCAGATAACGAACAAAATGCGACTTCATCGATTCAACATCGATATTTAGCATCATGACCACGAATAAAAATAATGTCATTACTGCCCCGACATACACAAGTACTAAAATCAGTGCTAAAAATTCAGCCTCAGCAATAATCCATAGTACAGCGCTTGCAAAAAACGTTACCACTAAGAATAGAACACAGCGAACAGGGTTATTTTGAGTAATAACCATCACAGCAGACAGCAGTGCTAGTCCAGCAAAGATATAGAAAACTATTTGTACCAATAAGTCATGCATTTCTCACCCCATTAGCGCCATTCTTTATCGGCTTCTCGATCAGCGGCCAATTGTTTTTCCATTAAATCACCAACAGCCAACAATTTTTCTTTTGTCATTATGTTTTGACCGCGTTCACTGACATGATAATGATGAATTGGCGTTACAACGATTGAATCAACAGGACAAGATTCTTCACATAAGCCACAGTTGATACACTTGAACATATCAATATCATAGCGTGTTGTACGTCGTGAACCATCTTCACGTGGCTCAGACTCAATGGTAATCGCTAAAGCTGGGCATACAGCTTCGCATAACTTACAAGCGATGCATCGCTCTTCACCATTAGGATAACGTCTTAAAGCCAGCATCCCACGGAAACGTGGAGATAATGGTGTTTTTTCTTCAGGAAACTGCACAGTAATTTTTTTCTTAAAGAAGTACTTACCAGTTAATTTCAAACCGGTAAATAACTCCAGAAGCAAAAAGCTGCGAAGATAGTGTTTAATGTATCGGTATGCTTGTTTCATTAGCTTGCTCAATTATGACTGGTTAAAACCATGGTTTTAGTTGTGCTACTACCATTAAGGCCGTAACAATCACCCAAACTATAGTCACCGGGATCAATACCTTCCATCCTAAACGCATTAACTGATCGTAGCGATAACGCGGAAAGGTTGCACGAATCCACAGATAAACGAAGAGGAAAAATGCGACCTTGATAAACAACCAGATAAAGCCAGGCACCACAAAGAAAATATCATTTAAAAAAGGTATTCCTTCGAATGGGGATAACCATCCTCCTAGGAAGAGCAATGCTATGACAGTAGATATCAAAATCATACTGGCATATTCAGATAGGAAAAATAATGCAAACCCTATCCCAGAATATTCCACATGAAAGCCTGCAACAATTTCAGACTCACCTTCAGCTAAATCGAATGGGGCACGATTAGTTTCGGCAATACCAGAAATCCAAAATGCCAGAAAGAGGGGCAATAATGGTAAAAACCACCAATGCCATATACCACCTTGTTGAGACATTACAATGTCTGTTAAATTCATGCTGCCCGCAGCAAGCAAGACACCTACGAAGGAAAAGCCCATGGCGATTTCATAAGAGACGGTTTGTGCAGCACTTCGCAAGGCTCCAAACATAGCGTACTTGGAGTTAGAAGCCCACCCTGCAATTAGAACACCATAAACACCCAATGAACTCATGGCAAATAAATACAGAGCACCGGCATTAATATTTGTTAAAGCGATTCCTTCAGAAAAAGGAATCACTGCCCAACCCGCTAAAGCTGGTGCTAAAGCAAAGAGTGGCGCTATAACAAATAAGTACTTGTTAGACTTTGTCGGAACAATGATTTCTTTGGTAATCA
The nucleotide sequence above comes from Legionella hackeliae. Encoded proteins:
- the nusA gene encoding transcription termination factor NusA, producing the protein MSKELLLVAEALSNEKGVSKDVVLQAIQAALESATRKLTDKDIGVRVKLDPRTGEYETFRYWEVVAEDELEFPERQLTLAQAKERSPSIEVGERIEEPMPSVEFGRIAAQTARQVIMQKVREAERQQVVDQFKNKLGQLIYGVVKKVTRDNIIIDLGGKAEAFMPRSEMLPNEMFRPNDRVRAYLYEIVPQARGPQLFVSRVRNEMLVELFRIEVPEIGENIIEIKAAAREPGNRAKIAVKTNDGRIDPVGACVGMRGARVQAVSSELGGERVDIILWDDNPAQLVINAMAPADISSIVVDEDTHTMDLAVQKEQLSQAIGRSGQNVRLASQLTGWTLNVMTIEEFNNKSLEESSKIINLFTSALEVDEEIANLLVANGFSSLEEVAYVPKEELLAIEEFDEEIVEELRNRANDILLTQALTSGQSLPGTPSESLLNMEGMTEALATNLAARGITTMDELAEQSVDELLDIKDMTEEKAAELIMKAREPWFQ
- the nuoN gene encoding NADH-quinone oxidoreductase subunit NuoN, encoding MTVLLENLHIALPEMIVLITACVALLADLFLRDRFASIAFVIAEIGLILAAAVSFLFLGSFKVTILGGLFISDDIAQLMKLFIYLTVFLCFLYSRHYIDERQIPSGDYYILGLFSTLGMMVLVSAHSLLTIYLGLELLSLPLYAMTAIRRTNSDAAEAAMKYFVMGAIASGMLLYGLSLLYGATGKLDLMDIANAVAANWQQQNTLLSFALVFILAGVGFKLAATPFHMWAPDVYQGAPTSVTLFLSAAPKIAALGMAFRILTIGLPDASVQWQQILIVMALLSTGLGNILAITQSNIKRLLAYSAISHIGYALFGLLTATTAGYAAALYYILVYSIMTVAAFGLIVLLSKNGIEVEAVDDLKGLNKRNPWIAFMMLIVMFSMAGVPPTVGFFTKLLVLKALVDVHLTWVAVLGLIFAVIGAYYYVRIVKVMYFDDAVDSTPVQLSAPMNLIFSANSLSLLLLGIFPAGLINACLSAFS
- the nuoK gene encoding NADH-quinone oxidoreductase subunit NuoK, which gives rise to MIPVNNYLILAAILFGLSLVGIMLNRKNVILLLVCIELMLLSVNTNFIAFSHYYGGVTGEVFVFFILTVAAAEAAIGLAIVMLLYRNRGNIDVDKMNHLKG
- the nuoI gene encoding NADH-quinone oxidoreductase subunit NuoI — its product is MKQAYRYIKHYLRSFLLLELFTGLKLTGKYFFKKKITVQFPEEKTPLSPRFRGMLALRRYPNGEERCIACKLCEAVCPALAITIESEPREDGSRRTTRYDIDMFKCINCGLCEESCPVDSIVVTPIHHYHVSERGQNIMTKEKLLAVGDLMEKQLAADREADKEWR
- a CDS encoding NADH-quinone oxidoreductase subunit J, whose product is MHDLLVQIVFYIFAGLALLSAVMVITQNNPVRCVLFLVVTFFASAVLWIIAEAEFLALILVLVYVGAVMTLFLFVVMMLNIDVESMKSHFVRYLPFGLILVALLTGLLLVAIPEESFNKAVETTAHATATSVDDENYVAPLKAVSNTEEIGLVLYTDYVFAFEIAAVLLLVAIVSAITLAHRGAIRSKRQDITKQIMTRHEDRVELIKMKSEK
- a CDS encoding pentapeptide repeat-containing protein, giving the protein MPRIESDELVQLARKFDKIQSSDMLGSFFSNLDELEHRVHLKVNQILNTNFDPTLPLSKQDVAKQLKNFQEQLNLIFSLRIKAISQYRMLRDEEKIIVWTSYSKTTDANPNSSNKPLKPQMQFEIFEILSTYIEEKSSSNIHPILLADFFKLLSFPAGLNLLNKFRNHLQGGRIIEFQPDEDYVAAMVPETPSDAFAFQTQGSADKVKAFSGFDLDDLKSYYVKDPTAHSSHGTEPKKALEKVIVAIPKTQNMEIIFAKGTKQQIVYSISPSYRALYHELTHAHRSLKGSHKKKYAFPAHLGIFYSKNAEELWTINLGKTSEKALSRDDQLPERIGHFSITLYKENDHLTTSLNQEQVRRTEMKILACTIKAQLLSGKKDFIGIAYQGQNRPRQDRLEVDLSWQKGNFIFDKANALFFIMDSKLSNSSFRMANLLSSKFYRSELLNVDFTGSVLDSIELQNSNLSSSQLNKCNLLNASLSTGNFDGVQLTQAKVNNSKITNCSFLGANFSKSQISNTVFENVDFSGVILDDVLFNNVQFKNCRFTNAIASKMKMMHCSLEDVSFHYANMDQCSIDGELKSVDFVTASMNKCIVTNSLTGHSPSI
- a CDS encoding NADH-quinone oxidoreductase subunit M, translated to MHHLLNLLIWLPIIGGVFVFLTGDDNNPNVSRYLALFTVLLTLIMCIPLVTGFDSNSYTMQFVDEYPWMPSLGINYSLGIDGLSLLLIVLSIFTNLIVILATWDSIHKRVAQYMAAFLIMQGFLVGVFASLDAIVFYIFWEATLIPMYLIIGIWGSDNRVYAAIKFFLYTFLGSVLMLASFLYMGYIVGSFKIETLYAIKLGMTAQTLIFIAFFLGFAIKIPMFPVHTWLPDAHTEAPAGGSIVLAAILLKLGAYGFIRFALPIVPDACSKYAMVMIALSLIAVVYVGLVAIIQQDMKRLIAYSSISHMGFVTLGCFAIFAIAHQSGIRNAALVLEGAIIIMISHAFVSSAMFAGVGFIYDRMHTRQVKDFGGIVNTMPIFASFFMLFAMANAGLPGTSGFVGEFMVILGAVKANFWIAFWAATTLIIGAAYTLWMYKRVIFGPVANDKVANLKDLTGFEISAYVLLALMVIGMGVYPKPILDYVHQSVSHTLAEANKSKL
- the rimP gene encoding ribosome maturation factor RimP; this encodes MIKSEIEQLLKPLIEDLEYELWGCEYLSQGKHSLLRIYIDKENGIGIEDCERVSKQISALLDVEDPISGNYSLEISSPGIPRPLFYKEQYERYIGHDVQIKVFKPINGSRKLSGTIISTDEDTLILKIGDKQLEVQFSQIVKANLTGE
- the nuoL gene encoding NADH-quinone oxidoreductase subunit L; this encodes MSIQQLCLVIVLAPLVGSVVAGLFRNQIGRVGAHSVTIAGVGISLILSIYVAVEILSGKVDPVNINLYTWANGGDLFPYAFHIGFLIDPLTVVMLVIVNFVSFLVHIYSIGYMVDDDGYQRFFSYISLFTFMMLMLVTANNFLQLFFGWEGVGLVSYLLISFWYQKESAIEGGLKAFLVNRVGDFGFVLGIGMVLAYTGSLDYETVFRSANALTSQTIDIFTGHSWSVITVICLLLFVGAMGKSAQVPLHVWLPESMEGPTPISALIHAATMVTAGVFMIARISPLVELSTTALSTILVIGATGALFTGILAIVMNDIKRVVAYSTLSQLGYMMVAMGASAYSAGMFHLLTHACFKALLFLGAGSVIIGMHHEQDMRKMGGLWNKMPITYITFVIGSLALCALPPFAGFYSKDTIIEAAKLSEIPGSGYAYFCVAVGAMVTAVYTFRALFMTFHGTPRMDEHTLSHLHESPWVVWLPLVLLAIPSLIIGYILYMPMLFDAPSLLGKSLFVLPEHNVLGEIAKEVSSPWKEALHSVTTLTFWITIAGILIAWVCYIAMPQIPVILSQRLSWLYRILVNKYGFDAFNNLVFVRGSKALGRFFYNTGDQKLIDGMIVNGTGRTVRWFAQKGRAIQSGYLYHYATVMVFGLFIFLCWLLLG